A window from Primulina huaijiensis isolate GDHJ02 chromosome 11, ASM1229523v2, whole genome shotgun sequence encodes these proteins:
- the LOC140988137 gene encoding cellulose synthase-like protein G3 — protein sequence MEGTTSKHPLNSSQLLPRRFFNRAFALIYSFAILTLFYHHAKTLIHSPINLHTFFISLPILVSDLILTFTWLNSQCFRMNPVIKTPFPENLAKVFTTEEFPALDIFICTADPYKEPPITVAATALSVMAYDYPSDKLSIYVSDDGGSQLTLFALMEAARFAKAWLPFCKENKIMERSPEAFFAKTCASHSETRNIQIMYEDMKSRVEKVVERGFVEDEYKISAEAFGKWTQGFTTKDHPTVVQVVSKSGDDKDLAGSSMPNLIYVSRQKNRAVPHHFKAGALNVLLRVSAIMTNAPILLTLDCDMISNDPTTPQTMLCFFMDHSIKARLGYVQFPLRFDEINYADIYGSELRRAFHINPVGLNGLLGPDYFGTGTFFSRRAFHGSPSSFMEPEMAELGPDCIRRGRIDSPHILELAHRVAGCSHENGTNWGSKIGFRYGSLVEDFYTGYRLHCEGWRSVFCNPERPAFLADMPISLNDMITQQKRWVVGLFEVAFSKYSPLTFGKRFLGPLMAHCYCYYAFGPMMSFPITIYAFLPQLTLLNNISIFPKVSDPWFFLYVFLFVGSFGQDCLEFISTKSTLLRWLNDQRMGLTRALSSDVFGTLEYISNYLGIGTRDFGVTSKVNGDGQRKRYDEGKIEYGVASPLFVPFSSAAILNLVAFIYGVLHIVSLGRIDEFLGQVLVTSFGVLNCLPIYEAMFLRNDEGRMPTKITVASIFLASVVFVAFSVVAKL from the exons ATGGAAGGTACAACCTCAAAGCATCCACTGAACTCATCCCAGCTCCTCCCTCGCCGGTTTTTCAACCGCGCTTTTGCACTTATTTACTCCTTTGCCATCCTAACCCTGTTCTACCACCACGCAAAAACCCTAATCCACTCGCCTATTAATCTACACACCTTCTTCATATCCCTTCCGATTCTAGTTTCCGATCTCATTCTAACCTTCACATGGTTGAATTCACAGTGTTTTCGAATGAATCCAGTCATAAAAACCCCCTTCCCCGAGAATCTAGCAAAAGTCTTCACCACGGAGGAGTTTCCGGCGCTCGACATATTCATATGCACGGCGGACCCGTACAAGGAGCCTCCGATAACTGTTGCGGCGACCGCCTTGTCGGTGATGGCGTACGATTACCCGTCGGATAAGCTCTCGATCTACGTGTCGGATGACGGGGGATCGCAGCTTACGCTGTTCGCTCTGATGGAGGCGGCTAGATTCGCCAAGGCGTGGTTGCCGTTCTGTAAGGAGAATAAGATCATGGAGAGGTCCCCCGAAGCTTTTTTTGCCAAGACTTGTGCTTCCCATTCTGAGACTCGGAACATTCAG ATAATGTATGAGGATATGAAAAGCAGAGTAGAAAAAGTTGTGGAGAGAGGATTTGTTGAGGATGAATACAAAATCAGTGCTGAAGCTTTTGGAAAATGGACCCAAGGATTTACAACTAAAGATCATCCCACAGTTGTTCAG GTTGTGTCAAAAAGTGGTGATGATAAAGACTTGGCAGGCAGTTCCATGCCAAATCTCATTTATGTTTCAAGACAGAAAAATAGGGCAGTCCCACATCATTTCAAGGCTGGAGCCCTTAATGTGTtg ctTCGAGTGTCAGCAATAATGACAAATGCCCCAATCCTTTTGACCTTGGATTGTGACATGATCTCCAATGACCCAACAACACCCCAAACCATGTTATGTTTCTTCATGGACCATTCAATTAAGGCCAGACTCGGGTATGTCCAATTCCCGCTTCGGTTCGACGAGATTAACTACGCCGATATTTACGGGTCCGAGTTAAGACGGGCTTTTCATATAAACCCTGTGGGTTTGAATGGCCTTTTAGGCCCGGATTACTTTGGGACCGGGACCTTTTTCAGTCGACGGGCTTTTCACGGAAGTCCATCATCTTTTATGGAGCCTGAAATGGCTGAATTGGGCCCAGACTGTATTCGGAGAGGGAGGATCGATTCTCCACACATTTTGGAGCTGGCGCACCGTGTGGCAGGTTGTAGTCACGAGAATGGAACCAATTGGGGTTCAAAG ATAGGATTCAGATACGGCTCATTGGTGGAGGACTTTTACACCGGCTACAGGCTACACTGCGAGGGATGGAGGTCCGTATTTTGTAATCCAGAGAGGCCTGCTTTTTTGGCGGATATGCCCATATCTCTTAATGATATGATAACCCAGCAAAAGAGATGGGTCGTGGGCCTGTTTGAGGTGGCCTTTTCCAAATATAGCCCACTAACATTTGGTAAAAGATTTTTGGGCCCACTAATGGCCCATTGTTACTGTTACTATGCTTTTGGGCCCATGATGTCATTTCCTATCACCATCTACGCTTTCCTCCCTCAACTCACTTTGCTCAACAATATCTCCATCTTCCCTAAG GTTTCAGATCCATGGTTTTTCTTGTACGTTTTCCTGTTTGTTGGATCCTTCGGGCAAGATTGCCTGGAGTTCATCTCTACAAAAAGCACACTCCTAAGATGGTTGAATGATCAAAGAATGGGACTAACTAGGGCGCTTTCATCCGACGTGTTTGGTACGTTGGAATACATAAGCAATTATTTAGGAATTGGAACAAGAGATTTTGGTGTAACTAGCAAAGTGAATGGCGACGGACAAAGAAAAAGGTACGATGAAGGGAAAATTGAATATGGAGTTGCCTCTCCTTTGTTTGTGCCATTTTCAAGTGCTGCGATCTTGAATTTAGTAGCGTTTATTTATGGGGTTCTTCACATAGTGAGTTTAGGGAGAATCGACGAATTTCTCGGGCAAGTTTTGGTTACGAGTTTTGGAGTGTTGAATTGCTTGCCAATTTATGAAGCTATGTTCTTGAGAAATGATGAAGGGAGGATGCCTACCAAGATTACAGTTGCTTCTATTTTTCTTGCATCGGTTGTTTTTGTGGCATTTTCGGTTGTAGCTAAGTTGTAA
- the LOC140987868 gene encoding UV-B-induced protein At3g17800, chloroplastic produces the protein MKMQFAAVISEVSAVLPPACGCRSPDFKHCRSSFDAKSLLSSSRNYPCPFSGPKLEFPSEKFRTRRFMVRTSENSGGDLIPVAPLQLESPIGQLLTQILQTHPHLLLVTVDQQLENLQSQRDAQREMITSSSQDLLNKRIAEVKEKDRRKTLEEIVYCLIVQRFVENDISMNPKITTSYPAGRVDIWPDQEEKLESVHSREAFEMIISHLSLVLGERVIDSVDTIVQISKIKLGKLYAASIMYGYFLRRVDERYQLEQSMNTLPEGFGAGMVKSEQPASEKQLLDPDSLLTIYPDDGDGERIVESGTEEKTYKLRSYVMYLDAETLQRYATIRSKEALSLIEKQTQALFGRPDITVTQSGTLDASNDEVVSLSFSGLTLLILEAVTFGSFLWDTESYVESKYPFINS, from the exons ATGAAGATGCAATTCGCCGCCGTAATATCAGAAGTATCGGCGGTTCTTCCGCCGGCCTGTGGATGCAGGTCTCCGGATTTCAAGCATTGCAGGTCCTCGTTCGACGCCAAATCATTACTTTCGTCCTCCAGA AACTACCCCTGCCCTTTTTCTGGTCCCAAGCTAGAGTTTCCGTCAGAGAAGTTCAGAACTCGAAGGTTCATGGTGAGAACCTCTGAAAATTCAGGAGGTGATTTGATTCCTGTGGCTCCTCTTCAGCTCGAGTCCCCTATAGGCCAGCTTTTGACCCAAATTCTACAAACACATCCACATCTTCTTCTGGTAACTGTTGATCAGCAGCTTGAGAACCTCCAGAGTCAAAGGGATGCACAAAGAGAGATGATTACATCATCATCGCAAGATCTCCTTAACAA GAGAATTGCTGAAGTAAAGGAGAAAGATAGGAGGAAAACACTGGAAGAAATCGTCTACTGCTTAATCGTGCAAAGATTTGTGGAGAATGATATTTCAATGAACCCCAAAATAACTACTTCATATCCTGCTGGAAGAGTGGATATTTGGCCAGATCAAGAAGAAAAGCTGGAATCTGTGCACTCTCGAGAGGCATTTGAGATGATAATTAGCCACCTGTCTCTTGTTCTTGGGGAGCGTGTTATAGATTCTGTAGATACAATAGTACAGATCAGTAAAATAAAGCTTGGCAAGCTTTATGCTGCTTCAATTATGTATGGGTATTTTCTAAGAAGAGTCGACGAACGTTACCAACTCGAGCAATCTATGAACACCCTTCCTGAAGGTTTTGGTGCAGGTATGGTAAAATCAGAACAGCCAGCATCAGAAAAGCAACTCTTGGATCCCGATTCATTATTAACCATCTATCCTGATGATGGTGATGGGGAACGCATTGTAGAATCTGGCACTGAAGAAAAAACATACAAATTGAGATCCTATGTGATGTATTTGGATGCAGAAACACTTCAGCGGTATGCAACCATAAGATCTAAAGAAGCACTATCTTTGATTGAAAAGCAAACACAGGCGTTGTTTGGAAGGCCTGATATTACGGTTACACAAAGTGGTACCCTTGATGCATCGAATGACGAAGTTGTTTCTCTATCATTTTCTGGACTGACATTGCTGATTCTGGAGGCTGTTACATTTGGATCATTTCTATGGGATACAGAAAGTTATGTTGAATCCAAGTACCCCTTCATTAACAGCTAG